One genomic segment of Linepithema humile isolate Giens D197 chromosome 5, Lhum_UNIL_v1.0, whole genome shotgun sequence includes these proteins:
- the pot gene encoding uncharacterized protein pot has protein sequence MLPKLIVLLWAAIPIALSQSNYASQGNSIEYQPGLPPSTVLDGKVTKLDDISPVIFLNRTRAYLNCGMGSMEVELKFEEPFYGVAYADFDRNSACIFKGRGATTAKLELPLKGCGTKQEPLRVFTNNVVVRFHPGLEMDGDEVITIVCRYPPPVAPAPPKTPERISATLAPAPVTEPPLKGLQILLIICAILFLSLLLLGLGCSYMCLKRRNVRVVHRHPFESGTGSEITKLSGSSLSHITMFEGLKIPRAHALLHATAASTSGSEANLVIDHSDTLPSDYPSESHSEVDEERSLPVSSAGSYDNKAFVEHHEVQHQRQMEMRTSSSLYSETVAAEVETSSMTAANASRIMVPRHPVAVPIEPKFDVQMRVKRAPPPAPSPLPSESDVASIALERNLTTILEREETSRSLGSSPYRMTTFSYVPELHGPPGGASSVSTISRQQTPPVYSRILRKQAERETTVIQEKLPSPTGEPLQHREIRRPRSLASLDTELTETRSLTEVTDASHAKYRVASILAPTPPPPPPIAPTASATTTHTAVQHREHRLLREEMTEPLVEPQVVAPRRPEITTHEVDDVFLRTVTEKKTIEDVERHCRQVTEYRTRPPDLKWDVTIRNYPTEDLPPPPPEWENFSDVSSASNLTITNEPASNLTAADDEPDVNIEPTYTARAEMPRPPMPASRRSLDDADADWYSRLARVLEPRYAAELTSEERVKWREIITTESTLRTLLTEAVVKEDYELIRKDARYVNLFPPAKWDVIIRILSPPSTHAASSSGHGKNHGQRYKRSKSSEWDTRSRRSSLPTLYEYESDGGSSARTLGTQSHHLQTSQSATTMSGGGGGGQSRPRRLGGGSVRSRGAGPGSEADLRSMSEITVRDFARMDRDDLTSLSSFEGADSLVRSLSQPSLARSGSEFTEHWGVPSGILDLPQWTTEHAEDVSSVETTPRAIRRGDRLQVLASFDERRRGPSITRSSRYTERELSMRVTESQRASDWFNDNNSEPEMQI, from the exons ATGCTGCCGAAATTGATTGTCCTGCTCTGGGCAGCAATTCCGATTGCGTTGTCCCAGAGCAACTATGCGTCGCAAGGCAACAGCATCGAGTATCAGCCAGGACTGCCGCCGAGCACGGTCCTCGACGGCAAAGTCACCAAGCTGGACGACATCTCGCCGGTGATATTTTTGAATCGAACGAGAGCTTATCTAAACTGCGGCATGGGTAGCATGGAGGTCGAGCTGAAGTTCGAGGAGCCGTTTTACGGAGTGGCCTACGCCGATTTCGATCGCAACAGCGCCTGCATATTCAAAGGACGAGGCGCGACCACCGCTAAACTGGAACTACCTCTCAAGG GATGCGGCACAAAGCAGGAACCCCTGCGTGTATTCACCAATAATGTGGTTGTCCGCTTTCATCCTGGATTAGAAATGGACGGAGATGAGGTTATCACTATAGTCTGCAGATATCCTCCACCCGTGGCGCCGGCACCTCCTAAGACGCCAGAGAGAAT aTCGGCCACGTTGGCGCCCGCGCCGGTGACCGAGCCACCGCTGAAGGGCCTGCAGATCCTGCTGATTATCTGCGCCATCCTGTTCCTGTCGCTGCTTCTGCTGGGCCTCGGCTGCTCCTACATGTGCCTGAAACGCCGAAACGTCCGCGTGGTCCATCGGCATCCGTTCGAGAGCGGCACCGGTTCCGAGATAACGAAGCTCTCCGGTTCGTCCCTCAGCCATATCACCATGTTCGAGGGCCTGAAGATACCGCGCGCACACGCTCTTCTTCACGCGACCGCCGCGTCTACTTCCGGCAGCGAGGCGAATCTGGTGATCGATCATTCGGACACGCTGCCGAGCGATTATCCGAGCGAGAGCCACTCCGAG GTGGACGAAGAGCGCTCGCTGCCCGTGTCCTCCGCTGGATCCTACGACAACAAGGCGTTCGTGGAGCACCACGAGGTCCAACATCAGCGCCAGATGGAAATGCGCACGTCGAGCTCTCTTTATTCCGAGACGGTCGCCGCCGAGGTGGAAACGTCCTCGATGACGGCCGCAAACGCTTCGAGAATCATGGTGCCGCGTCACCCGGTGGCCGTTCCGATCGAGCCCAAGTTCGACGTGCAGATGCGAGTGAAGAGGGCACCGCCGCCGGCGCCCAGCCCGCTGCCGTCCGAGTCCGACGTGGCGAGCATCGCTCTCGAGAGAAACCTGACGACGATTCTGGAGCGCGAGGAGACCAGCCGCTCGCTGGGAAGCTCGCCTTACCGAATGACAACCTTCTCCTACGTGCCCGAGCTGCACGGACCGCCGGGAGGCGCGTCCTCCGTCTCCACCATCTCGCGGCAACAGACGCCGCCGGTCTACTCGAGAATCCTGCGCAAGCAGGCGGAGAGGGAGACCACCGTGATCCAGGAGAAGCTGCCGTCGCCGACGGGCGAGCCGCTGCAGCATCGCGAAATCCGCCGGCCGAGATCCCTCGCCTCTCTCGACACCGAGCTCACCGAGACGCGCTCGCTGACGGAAGTGACGGACGCCTCGCACGCCAAGTATCGCGTGGCGAGCATTCTGGCGCCGactccgccgccgccgccgccgatcgCGCCCACCGCGTCCGCCACGACGACGCACACCGCCGTGCAGCATCGCGAGCACCGTCTGCTGCGCGAGGAGATGACCGAGCCGCTGGTCGAGCCGCAGGTGGTCGCGCCGCGCCGCCCGGAGATCACGACGCACGAGGTGGACGACGTGTTCCTGCGCACCGTCACCGAGAAGAAGACGATCGAGGACGTGGAGCGCCATTGCCGCCAGGTCACCGAGTACCGCACGCGGCCGCCGGATCTCAAGTGGGACGTCACCATCAGAAACTATCCGACGGAGGacctgccgccgccgccgcccgaaTGGGAGAACTTCTCCGACGTCAGCTCGGCCTCCAACCTGACGATCACGAACGAGCCGGCGAGCAATCTGACCGCCGCGGACGACGAGCCGGACGTGAACATCGAGCCGACTTACACGGCGCGCGCTGAAATGCCGAGACCGCCGATGCCGGCCTCCCGCCGATCCCTCGACGACGCCGACGCCGACTGGTACAGCAGACTGGCGCGCGTCCTGGAGCCGCGCTACGCCGCCGAGCTGACGAGCGAGGAGCGCGTCAAGTGGCGCGAGATCATCACGACGGAGAGCACGCTGCGCACTCTGCTGACCGAGGCGGTGGTGAAGGAGGACTACGAGCTGATACGCAAGGACGCGAGATACGTGAACCTGTTCCCGCCGGCCAAGTGGGACGTCATCATCCGAATCCTGAGCCCGCCGTCGACGCACGCCGCCTCGTCCTCCGGCCACGGCAAGAATCACGGCCAGAGGTACAAGCGCTCCAAGTCGTCGGAGTGGGACACCAGGTCCAGACGGTCCTCCCTGCCCACCCTGTACGAGTACGAGAGCGACGGCGGCAGCTCGGCGCGCACCCTCGGCACCCAGAGCCATCATCTGCAAACGTCGCAATCCGCCACGACTAtgagcggcggcggcggcggcgggcagAGCCGTCCGCGCCGACTGGGCGGCGGTTCCGTTCGTTCGCGAGGCGCCGGGCCCGGCAGCGAGGCCGATCTGCGATCCATGTCGGAGATCACCGTCCGCGATTTCGCCAGGATGGACCGGGACGATCTGACGAGCCTGAGCTCCTTCGAGGGCGCGGATTCTCTCGTGCGATCGCTCAGCCAGCCCAGTCTGGCCAGATCGGGCTCGGAGTTCACCGAGCACTGGGGCGTGCCGTCCGGCATCTTAGATCTGCCGCAGTGGACGACCGAGCACGCGGAGGACGTGAGCTCGGTGGAGACGACGCCGAGGGCGATCAGGAGGGGCGACAGATTGCAAGTGCTCGCCTCCTTCGACGAGCGCAGACGAGGTCCGTCCATCACGCGGTCGAGCCGGTACACCGAGAGGGAGCTTAGCATGCGCGTGACGGAGAGTCAGAGAGCCTCGGACTGGTTTAACGACAACAATTCCGAGCCGGAAATGCAGATCTAA